GAAGAATACAATTGGGCTGCCGCTGCCGAATATGCCGATAGCGCGGGCGCGGATATCATCACATCCTCCCTGGGGTATTCTACCTTCGACGATACTTCCGCCAGCCATACCTACGCGGACATGAATGGAAATACCTGTCCGTCTTCGCTTGCAGCCGACTTTGCCGCGAGCCGTGGACTCCTGGTTCTGGCGAGCGCCGGCAATCAGGGAAATTCCGGCTGGCACTACATCAGTGCTCCGTCAGATGGTGACAGTGTGCTGGCAGTAGGCGCGGTGGATTCCTCCGGATTCAAAGCTTCCTTCAGTAGTTTCGGCCCGTCTTCCGATGGCGATGTTAAACCGAATGTCGCGGCGAAGGGTCTTGGAACTATCGTTTCCTATGGCGATGGCAGTAACGGACCGGGCAACGGCACTTCCTTCGCATGTCCGGTACTTGCCGGAGCGGCGGCTTGTCTGTGGCAAGCCCATCCCAACAAATCGAACATGGAGGTTTTTCACGCCATTGAGCAAAGTGCCAGCTATTACAATACTCCCGGCGACTCCCTCGGTTTTGGCATTCCGAACTTTATCCTGGCTGACCTGCTGCTGGGCGGTATCATCGACGGTCTTCCTTATGAAGAAGCGCTGATGAGCGTTTATCCGAATCCGTTCAATGATCGCCTGGAACTGCAGTATTTCTCCCGGAAGGCACAAACCATTCGGCTCTCGCTGACCGATGGCTTGGGACGGGTCGTATGGAACAAGGATGTGGCGGTAAGCGGGAACAGCATCAGTACCCTAAGCCTTCCAGACCTCGGAAATCTCCAGACGGGTTTCTACCTCATCCGGGTAGCTTCAGGAGAAAAGGAATTCGTCCGGAAGGTCGTACGTTCCCGCTGATTCAACCCTTGATTTCGTCCCACACTTTCTCAATGGCATCCGATAGCCGGCGGTCCTTTTCCGTGACCATATGTCCGGCATCGTGCGTTGTCAGACTGATGTGAACCTTGTTCCAGCTATTGCTCCATACCGGGTGGTGATTCATGGCTTCACAAATGAAAGCGACCCTTGTCATGAACGAAAAGGCGTGCGCAAAGTCCTTGAACTCGTAACTGCGCGTTAGTCGGTTGTCCTCTTCTTTCCAAGCCATTGTTTGTGTGGTTGCCATGATGTGGTCCGACAAATGTAACCAAACGACAATCCGGCGCAAGTAAGTGGCATCCACCACAAAGCGTAAACCAGCGAATAATTAAATTAGCATTAAATAGCTGATTATAAGCTATTTAATGCTAATTGGCGAAGTGGTTGATTCGGGTCAGTGGACGCCCTTTGACGCGAGATAGCGTTCGGCATCCAAGGCGGCCATACATCCGCTTCCGGCTGCGGTGACGGCTTGCCGATAGACCTTATCAGCAACATCACCCGCTGCAAAAACACCTTCCCGGGAAGTTTTCGAAGTGCCGGGAATATTCTTGATGTAGCCGGTTTCGTCCATATCAATCCAACCTTTGAAAATGTCGGAATTGGGATGGTGCCCAATGGCAACGAAAAAACCCGTGACATCGATTCTGCGTTCCTGGCCCGTCTTGTGGTCGATCAGGATCGCACCTTCCACACCCTTCTCACCGACGATCTCCTTGGTCTCGTGATTCCAGAGTACTTCAATGTTAGGGGTGTTGAGGACACGGTGTTGCATGGCCTTGCTGGCCCGCATAGCATCCCGGCGGACGATCATGTAGACCTTCTTACAAAGTTTGGCGAGGTAGGTAGCCTCTTCCGCGGCAGTATCACCGGCACCGACAATGGCGACCGTTTGACCTTTAAAGAAGAATCCGTCACAAACCGCGCAAGCGGATACGCCGTAACCGTTCAGGCGTTGTTCCGAGGGCAGGCCGAGCCATTTGGCAGAAGCGCCGGTAGCGATGATAACCGAGTCGGCATGGATGGTCTTCGTTTCGTCGATGACCACCTTGTGAACGGGCCCGGTGAAATCGACGGACGTTGCATAGCCGAAACGGATATCCGTGCCAAAGCGCTCAGCCTGGGCCTTGAAATCCTCCATCATTTGCGGACCGTGTGTTCCCTTCGGGTATCCCGGATAATTCTCGACTTCCGTCGTGATGGTCAATTGTCCGCCTGGCTGAAGTCCCTGGTACATTACAGGCTTCAGATCGGCACGGGCGGCATATATGGCGGCAGTATATCCGGCGGGACCTGATCCGATGATCAGGCACTGTACATGTTCGATGGTCTCACTCATGGCCTAATGAAATAGGCCGCAAAGGTACGGACAAAGAACGAACCCGCCTTACTGAGCAATGACGGTGTCAAATGAAGCGGCATAACCGCCCCAAATGCCCAATCCGCCGCTGATGTTGGACGTGATCGGCGCCGGGGATCCGAACGGGTTCCCGTTGTTCTGGATCTGCGTCTCAGCCGTACGCCAAAATTCAAAATGATCCCTGTCGATGGCAGTGAATTTCACGACGATCGTATCGCCGCGCTTGAAAAAGAACCGCTCTTCATTTTCGTCGTCTTCCTTTTCGGAGTTGGTGGCAATTCCCCGCGGGAAACTGAAATTGAAGCTCCTGCCGTTGATGAACTTGTCCTCGAAGACAGAGCCGAGCGGTGCGATGAATATGGAATCCTTTTGCCTTCCGATGTCATCTCCGAACGTATAGCGGTTCATGCGCTGGGCGAACCAACGGTAGCAGTTGCCCAGGGTGTCAGGCTCCGTCATGCGGGCCCAGACAAAACCAAGCGAGTCCCGTTCGCCATCGACTTTCCACCAGGTGCTGTCGAGTGTCACCACTTCGGGGATCTTGGTCGATGCTGTCAGGACTTTCCCTTCGGCTTCGACCCGGAGCGTATACGTTTTTCCGGCTTCACCGATCAGGCTGGATACATAGACGCCGAATCCCGGCAATTGATCCAGCGTGTCGATCGTCGTGCCATCGGATACGATCACCCGGGCGCCCTGGACAGTGTTCTGGATCACATTGGTGACGTTGATGCTGCCAAAGAAGGGGAGAGTCCTGGACAGGGCGAGTAGGGCAGGCTGCCCATTTTCGATATAGCCTTCCACCACGAGCAATTCTTCAGCTTCGGGGATGTCGACAGTTACGTTCTTCTCACAAGCCGAGAGCGACAGGAGCAGGAGGGAGACAAGGAGTAGTCGGGTCGTTCTCATCGGTTCAAAATTTGAAGTTCCAGGTGACACTTGGAATGATCGGGAAGAGCGAGATCTGCTTGGCTTGGATCTCGATGGTTCCGTTTTCCGACTTGGTGTCGAAGTAAATGATGTACGGATTGTACCGGTTGTAAACATTGAACACCGAAAAGTTCCAGCTGGATTCGTATTTGCGGCCGGGCTTGTTCTTCAGCGTAGCCGAAAAGTCCAGTCGGTGATAAGCAGGCAAACGGTAGTTGTTGCGTTCACCGCCATAGTCCTGCACAATATTGCCGTCTGATAAGAGGTACAGGCGTTGTGGGAAGGTGTTCAGGTTTCCGGTGGAGTATTCCCAGGTCGCACCGAGGATCCATCGTGTTCCCATCTGTCGGGTCAGGACGATGTTGATGTCGTGCCGGCGATCGAACTTGGCAAAGAACTCTTTACCAAGGTTCAGGTCTTCGAATTTCCGTTTGGTCCAGGAGAGCGTATAGCCGATCCAGCCACTGAACTTTCCGGCTGATTTTTTAATGAACCATTCTGTCCCGTAACTCCATCCCCTTCCGAATACGAAGTTATTGTCGATGTTGTCGTTCACCGTTTCTTCCGGCAGGAATCCTTCGCGGTAT
This genomic stretch from Bacteroidota bacterium harbors:
- a CDS encoding S8 family peptidase, translated to MGIERIRFLATCLFLMSMQTVTAQTGQAKYVVRFTDKNGSTFSVGAPQDFLSQRAIDRRSRQNIPVTQADLPVNEWYIDSVATKGARIINRLKWQNAVVVECDSLTRISIDALPFVLSSDRVKRVAGSPGDGSRKKSLRLHSGPVLKELPFLRTASYDYGPSFNQLHLMNAEYLHDQGYKGEGIVIAVLDAGFYQADHVPSLDSLFIDNRLLSTWDFVDDQASVFEDDSHGLSVLSTIAGILPGQLIGTAPHAAFHLLRSEDAPTENIIEEYNWAAAAEYADSAGADIITSSLGYSTFDDTSASHTYADMNGNTCPSSLAADFAASRGLLVLASAGNQGNSGWHYISAPSDGDSVLAVGAVDSSGFKASFSSFGPSSDGDVKPNVAAKGLGTIVSYGDGSNGPGNGTSFACPVLAGAAACLWQAHPNKSNMEVFHAIEQSASYYNTPGDSLGFGIPNFILADLLLGGIIDGLPYEEALMSVYPNPFNDRLELQYFSRKAQTIRLSLTDGLGRVVWNKDVAVSGNSISTLSLPDLGNLQTGFYLIRVASGEKEFVRKVVRSR
- a CDS encoding 4a-hydroxytetrahydrobiopterin dehydratase; amino-acid sequence: MAWKEEDNRLTRSYEFKDFAHAFSFMTRVAFICEAMNHHPVWSNSWNKVHISLTTHDAGHMVTEKDRRLSDAIEKVWDEIKG
- the trxB gene encoding thioredoxin-disulfide reductase, with product MSETIEHVQCLIIGSGPAGYTAAIYAARADLKPVMYQGLQPGGQLTITTEVENYPGYPKGTHGPQMMEDFKAQAERFGTDIRFGYATSVDFTGPVHKVVIDETKTIHADSVIIATGASAKWLGLPSEQRLNGYGVSACAVCDGFFFKGQTVAIVGAGDTAAEEATYLAKLCKKVYMIVRRDAMRASKAMQHRVLNTPNIEVLWNHETKEIVGEKGVEGAILIDHKTGQERRIDVTGFFVAIGHHPNSDIFKGWIDMDETGYIKNIPGTSKTSREGVFAAGDVADKVYRQAVTAAGSGCMAALDAERYLASKGVH
- a CDS encoding DUF4249 domain-containing protein produces the protein MRTTRLLLVSLLLLSLSACEKNVTVDIPEAEELLVVEGYIENGQPALLALSRTLPFFGSINVTNVIQNTVQGARVIVSDGTTIDTLDQLPGFGVYVSSLIGEAGKTYTLRVEAEGKVLTASTKIPEVVTLDSTWWKVDGERDSLGFVWARMTEPDTLGNCYRWFAQRMNRYTFGDDIGRQKDSIFIAPLGSVFEDKFINGRSFNFSFPRGIATNSEKEDDENEERFFFKRGDTIVVKFTAIDRDHFEFWRTAETQIQNNGNPFGSPAPITSNISGGLGIWGGYAASFDTVIAQ